From one Candidatus Methylomirabilis sp. genomic stretch:
- the ilvB gene encoding biosynthetic-type acetolactate synthase large subunit, translating to MKLTGSEILLRSLVEEGVDTVFGMPGGVILHTYDVMTDTAVASKIRHILCRHEQGATHAAEGYYKASGKVGTVMVTSGPGACNTITGVTDALLDSMAIVVFTGQVPTSAMGCDAFQEADVVGTTRTCTKHNFLALKTEDIPRIVKEAYYIARSGRPGPVLVDLPKNVIMGRAEYRGHPQELNIRGYKPTTQGHVGQIKRAVELMRTAKRPLIYGGGGIIHSEAYEELRELVGITQIPVVLTLMGLGALDTSDPRWLGMVGMHGTYWSNMAMIHCDLMIAIGSRFSDRVTGRLSEFGKQCKIIHIDIDPTSIRKTVHVDVPIVGDVKQVLGELNKAVGQVERNWANDFEEWYAQIAEWKAKHPLRYGPMQDVIKPQYAIDMVFEVSEDMNPIVATGVGQHQMWAAQRYRGHRPRRWLTSGGLGTMGYGFPSAMGAQAAFPNDLVICIDGDGSFQMTNQDLITCVENDLPVKVVIINNGYLGMVRQWQELFFNRRYSQVDLTIQPDFVKLAEAYGATGLRAKHPDEVKPVLEKAFAAPGPVIVDIVTEREENCLPMIPPGGAIKDIIDYGDPIPEKLFQGLR from the coding sequence ATGAAATTGACGGGATCGGAGATATTGCTAAGGAGTCTGGTCGAGGAGGGCGTTGATACTGTCTTCGGTATGCCGGGCGGCGTGATCCTGCATACGTATGACGTGATGACCGATACCGCCGTTGCCTCGAAGATCCGGCATATCCTCTGTCGCCATGAGCAGGGTGCGACGCATGCGGCAGAAGGGTACTATAAGGCCAGCGGCAAGGTGGGGACTGTCATGGTGACCTCCGGCCCCGGAGCCTGCAATACCATCACAGGGGTGACCGATGCGTTGCTGGATTCCATGGCCATCGTCGTCTTTACCGGTCAGGTCCCGACATCGGCCATGGGTTGCGACGCCTTTCAGGAGGCCGATGTCGTCGGTACCACGCGCACCTGTACCAAGCACAACTTCCTCGCCCTCAAGACCGAGGATATCCCACGGATCGTCAAGGAGGCCTACTACATCGCCCGCTCTGGTCGACCCGGGCCGGTGCTGGTGGACCTTCCGAAGAACGTGATTATGGGACGCGCAGAGTATCGCGGGCATCCGCAAGAGCTGAACATTCGCGGCTACAAGCCAACCACTCAAGGTCATGTCGGTCAGATCAAGCGAGCGGTCGAATTAATGAGAACCGCCAAGCGGCCGCTCATATACGGGGGCGGGGGGATCATTCACTCGGAGGCGTACGAAGAGCTCCGTGAGTTGGTCGGCATAACCCAGATCCCGGTTGTGCTGACGTTGATGGGTTTAGGCGCCTTGGACACATCCGATCCGCGCTGGCTCGGCATGGTGGGGATGCACGGAACCTACTGGTCAAATATGGCAATGATTCACTGCGACCTGATGATCGCCATCGGGTCTCGATTTAGCGATCGGGTGACTGGGAGGCTGTCCGAATTCGGCAAGCAGTGCAAGATCATCCATATCGACATCGATCCGACCTCCATCAGAAAAACGGTGCATGTGGATGTTCCGATTGTGGGTGATGTTAAGCAGGTGCTGGGCGAGCTCAACAAAGCCGTTGGCCAGGTGGAACGAAACTGGGCCAACGACTTTGAGGAGTGGTATGCTCAGATCGCGGAATGGAAGGCCAAACACCCGCTGCGGTATGGCCCGATGCAGGACGTGATCAAGCCGCAGTATGCCATCGATATGGTCTTTGAGGTCAGTGAGGACATGAACCCGATTGTCGCGACCGGCGTGGGCCAGCACCAGATGTGGGCGGCACAGCGCTATCGAGGTCACAGGCCGCGCCGATGGCTGACCTCAGGAGGCCTTGGGACGATGGGCTATGGATTCCCATCGGCTATGGGCGCCCAGGCGGCGTTCCCGAACGATTTAGTGATCTGCATCGATGGTGACGGCAGCTTCCAGATGACCAATCAGGACTTGATCACCTGCGTGGAGAATGATCTGCCCGTCAAGGTGGTGATCATCAACAACGGCTATCTTGGGATGGTCCGGCAGTGGCAGGAACTCTTTTTTAACCGACGATATTCTCAAGTAGACCTGACGATTCAGCCGGACTTTGTGAAGCTCGCCGAGGCGTATGGAGCGACCGGTCTTCGCGCCAAGCATCCGGATGAGGTCAAGCCCGTCCTGGAGAAGGCCTTCGCCGCGCCAGGACCGGTTATTGTGGACATCGTCACAGAACGTGAAGAAAATTGTCTTCCCATGATTCCGCCCGGTGGAGCGATTAAGGATATTATCGACTACGGTGATCCGATTCCGGAGAAGCTGTTTCAAGGTCTGAGATGA